The segment GCCGAGGTGTTCCGCGAAGGCGCGCGTCTCAGACGCGAATCGGAGCTGACGATCTGACCATGGCCATTCGCGTTCAGCTGGACAGACTCCTGGTCGAGCGGCGCATGTCGCTGACCGAACTCGCCGACCGGGTGGGCGTCACCCTGGCCAATCTGTCGATCCTCAAGACCGGCAAGGCGCGGGCGGTGCGGTTCTCGACGCTTTATGCGCTGTGCCGCGAACTGGACTGCCAGCCGGGCGATCTGCTGGTCTATGCGCCTGGCCCGCCCGAGCCGGACGCCGACGGCGAAGATTCCTGACCCCGTGGCGCGCCGCCCGCCCCCGGACCTGACCCCGGAAGACCGCCGTATCTGGGCCCGTGTCGCGGGGTCGGTGACGCCGCCCCGGACGCGAAAGGCCGCGCGCGTCACCCCCGGAACCCTCCTGCCGGACGCGCCTCTGAAACCCGCGACGATCAAGGCTCCCAGGCCCCCCGGCCCGATGAAGCCAAAGGCCTCGACCCGCATCCGGGCCGCCGTGCCGATGGTCTCGACGCCCGCCCCTACGCCGCCCAGGGCCTTACCCGAAGAACTGGAACCCCGTCGCCAGCGCCGCCTGTCGCGCGAGCGCGATCCGATCGAGGCCTCCATCGACCTGCACGGCTTTTCCCGGTTCGAGGCCGAGGACCAGCTGCGCGCCTTCCTGATGGCGTCGCAGGCGCGAGGCCTGCGCGCCGTCCTGGTCGTCACCGGTCAGGGCCGTCGGGGTGGCGGCATCATCCGCGCCTCGATCCACGAATGGCTGCAGGGCCACGCGCTGAGGGGCATCGTCTCCGGCTTCGCAATGGCCCATCGTCGCCACGGCGGCGACGGGGCGATCTATGTGACGTTAAAGCGCCGCTAGGGCATGAGCGTCCGAGGTGGACCGACGTCGCGGGTCCAGCCGAAAGCGTGAATCGTGCTCACACGCCGGTCCGGAACCCGATTCACGGCATTGGCGGAACTGCGAAGCGGTTCCTCCTCAGCCGACAGGCTCCAGGCGGTCCGCTCACAGTCGACGGACCAGACCATCCTGCGCGCGAGGAGCCAGACACAACGCGTCGAGCGCTCGCCCGGGATCAGGACGTGAAAAAGCCCGCTGCGGGGGATACATCGCAGCGGGCTTTCTCGCTCTCTGTGGAGCGGACGTTTCCTCCCCGAAACGCCTTCGTCCAGCGACTGCGCCTTTCAGCGCCGCGCCGTTCGAGTGTTGTCAAATGACCGCTCGGGCGGGGACAAGTCAATCAAACCGCACGGCTATTGAGATGGTTTGATGACTTATCGTCGATAAGTCAGGCGTCAAGGCTCAGGTTATCGAAGAAACGTCGATAATGCTGCGGATGGCCGTGACCAGCGCGTTTCGCGCCACCGTGATCTGGCCCGGGCGCTCGGCCTTCCAGACGTCATTGTCGGCGACCCCGGCGGCCAGCTGGCGACCGGCGTCAAGGTCCTTGATCGTCACCTGACCGGCCGCAATCTCGTCTCCGCCCAGCATGACGACGGCCGGAGAGCCACGCCGATCGGCGTATTTCATCTGGGCCTTCATGCCTGCCCGACCCAGATAGAGTTCGGCCGCGATCCCCGCGTCGCGCAGTTCCGAAACCGCATCGAGATAGGCCTGCATGTCGTCCTGGCCGAAGACGATGACCACCACGGGGCCCCGGGTCGCACCGTCGGTTCGCCCGGCGGCCCGGAGCGCCGAGGCCAGTCGCGAAACGCCGAACGAGAAGCCGGTCGCCGGCGTGGACTCGCCCGTGAACCGCGCCACCAGATCATCGTAGCGCCCCCCGCCGCCGATCGAGCCGAACCGCACGGGCCGCCCCCTGTCGTCGGTGGTCTCCAGCAACAGCTCCGCCTCGAACACCGCGCCGGTATAGTATTCCAGCCCCCGCACGATGGTCGGGTCGAAGCGGACCGCATCCTGGCTCACCCGCATGGTGCCCAGCGCCCGGTCGATCCCGGCCAGTTCTTCGAGCGCGGCCTCGCCTGCCGCGCCCAGCCCGCCACAGCGGGCGATGACATCAAGCGTCCCGGCCCGCGTCTGCGCTCCGTCGCTGGCACACCCCAGCAAGGCCTCGATAGTCGTGGCCACGCCGAGCGGCAGATTGGCACCCCTTGTGTAGTCGCCGCTCTCGTCCAGACGGCCCTCGCCCAGCAGGGCTGCAACCCCCGACCAGCCCAGACGGTCGAACTTGTCGATCGCCCGCAGCGCGGTCAGGCGCTGGGCCGGATCGGTGACGCCGCCCGCCTCGAACAGGCCGTCGAACAGCTTCCGGTTCGAGACCCGGACCACGGCCTGACCCGGCGGGAGCCCGGCCGCCTGAAGACCTTCGCAGGCCATGGCGATGATCTCGGCATCGGCCTCGGGACGGTCGGAGCCGACGGTGTCGGCGTCGCACTGGGTGAATTCGCGGAACCGCCCCGGCCCCGGCTTTTCGTTGCGCCACACGGGCCCGAAGGCATAGCGACGGAAGGGCTTGGGCAGGGTCTCCCAATTCTCCGCCGCGAAGCGGGCGAGCGGCGCGGTCAGATCATAGCGCAGCGCCATCCACTGATCGTCGTCGTCCTGGAGGGCGAACACCCCCTCGTTCGGACGGTCGGCGTCGGGCAGAAATTTTCCGAGCGCATCGGCATACTCGAACGCCCCGGTGTCGAGCGGCTCGAACCCCCAGCGCTCATAGACCTCCGACACCCGCTGGACGATGCGGCGCTCGGCGATCAGGCCCGGGCCGCGGCGATCGGCGAAGCCACGTGGGCTTCGGGCTTCGGGGCGGGCAGGGAGCGGCGCGGCGTCGGTCATGGCCGGGCTTCTAGAGTGTCGAGTGTCGAGGGTCGAGGGTCGCGCGGCCGCAGACCGTTCTCCCGGCTCCTATTTGCGGATCGGCACCAGCCGCCCGTAGGTCAGGCATCGCCAGGCCCATTCCAGCGGCCCCATCTGGAACGCCGACAGCCACAACGGCGACCAGATCAACTGCAGCGCCCAGATGGCGATTACAATCGGCCACAGGCCCGCAGGCCCCAGGGTGCCCATCCATTCGGGGCCCCCGGGCAGGTAGAAGACGCTGGCCATAATGAGCGACTGCGTCAGATAGTTGGTGAACGCCATCCGGCCCACCGGCACGAGCCGATCCGTGAAGACTCTGAGCCCGACAAGGCTGAACAGCAGCAGCATGGAGATGTAGCCGATCGTGATCAGCGGTGCCATGCCCCCGGCCGCGCTGTCCAGCCCGTTGATCGGCAGGCTCGCAG is part of the Brevundimonas sp. AJA228-03 genome and harbors:
- a CDS encoding Smr/MutS family protein, translated to MARRPPPDLTPEDRRIWARVAGSVTPPRTRKAARVTPGTLLPDAPLKPATIKAPRPPGPMKPKASTRIRAAVPMVSTPAPTPPRALPEELEPRRQRRLSRERDPIEASIDLHGFSRFEAEDQLRAFLMASQARGLRAVLVVTGQGRRGGGIIRASIHEWLQGHALRGIVSGFAMAHRRHGGDGAIYVTLKRR
- the hisS gene encoding histidine--tRNA ligase gives rise to the protein MTDAAPLPARPEARSPRGFADRRGPGLIAERRIVQRVSEVYERWGFEPLDTGAFEYADALGKFLPDADRPNEGVFALQDDDDQWMALRYDLTAPLARFAAENWETLPKPFRRYAFGPVWRNEKPGPGRFREFTQCDADTVGSDRPEADAEIIAMACEGLQAAGLPPGQAVVRVSNRKLFDGLFEAGGVTDPAQRLTALRAIDKFDRLGWSGVAALLGEGRLDESGDYTRGANLPLGVATTIEALLGCASDGAQTRAGTLDVIARCGGLGAAGEAALEELAGIDRALGTMRVSQDAVRFDPTIVRGLEYYTGAVFEAELLLETTDDRGRPVRFGSIGGGGRYDDLVARFTGESTPATGFSFGVSRLASALRAAGRTDGATRGPVVVIVFGQDDMQAYLDAVSELRDAGIAAELYLGRAGMKAQMKYADRRGSPAVVMLGGDEIAAGQVTIKDLDAGRQLAAGVADNDVWKAERPGQITVARNALVTAIRSIIDVSSIT
- a CDS encoding helix-turn-helix transcriptional regulator, with product MAIRVQLDRLLVERRMSLTELADRVGVTLANLSILKTGKARAVRFSTLYALCRELDCQPGDLLVYAPGPPEPDADGEDS